Proteins encoded in a region of the Takifugu flavidus isolate HTHZ2018 chromosome 8, ASM371156v2, whole genome shotgun sequence genome:
- the tmem81 gene encoding transmembrane protein 81: MAQHKTTRLLLFVILLFLFHPISPAEVEPEVEVIVGSTHCSTTCGLGLRNQTLCLLKDSQAALDEGDAEVSEKCRVRTVKCLESWQCGLQTMTMTSGQRVELDCLGEVMKAMGRFSWRVAWRYARGIITSDDSLFAQWKALQLDQVVLDPIREENSGTYRCDVQDTSHRRVKRIYWGIRVLPVGILNLDYDSSAEQWNATESQQEQRSDGYGRHVLLYTLLTGLSISVVGAGLILLGIYFLQKRKGCLQN; encoded by the exons ATGGCTCAACACAAAACTACGAGGCTGCTGCTCTTCGtgatcctcctcttcctcttccacccTATAAGCCCAGCGGAGGTAGAACCTGAAGTGGAGGTCATTGTAGGGAGTACCCACTGCAGCACCACCTGTGGGCTTGGACTCAGGAATCAAACATTGTGCCTCCTAAAGGACAGCCAGGCAGCGTTAGACGAAGGTGATGCTGAG GTGTCAGAGAAGTGCCGCGTCCGCACAGTAAAGTGTCTGGAGTCGTGGCAGTGTGGACTTCAGACCATGACCATGACATCTGGGCAAAGGGTGGAGCTGGACTGTCTGGGGGAAGTCATGAAAGCCATGGGAAGGTTCTCCTGGAG GGTGGCGTGGCGATACGCTCGAGGAATAATCACCTCAGATGACTCTCTCTTTGCCCAGTGGAAGGCTCTACAGTTGGACCAAGTGGTTCTGGACCCCATCAGGGAGGAGAATTCAG GTACCTATCGCTGTGATGTGCAGGATACCTCTCACCGCAGGGTGAAACGGATCTACTGGGGAATCCGTGTTTTGCCCGTGGGAATTCTGAATCTGGACTACGACAGCTCTGCGGAACAGTGGAACGCCACTGAAAGCCAGCAGGAACAGAGGTCAGACGGATACGGCCGGCACGTTCTTCTTTACACA CTACTGACTGGTCTCAGCATCAGTGTCGTCGGAGCTGGACTCATCCTGCTGGGCATCTACTTTTTACAGAAAAGGAAAGGTTGCCTTCAGAATTAG